A portion of the Ignavibacteriales bacterium genome contains these proteins:
- the nadD gene encoding nicotinate-nucleotide adenylyltransferase — protein MPAQLNNIGIFGGSFDPPHLGHLVIAEFARRALKLDVVFLVPAYQPPHKTGKHTSTAQDRLAMTKLSVRGNPHLRVSDIEIRRKGISYTVDTVRAFQKKFPSSSLFLIIGSDSLEQFNSWKDPDAILALASLAVYRRPGWRTAKSKEGRVTLREIKGPRMKLASSEIRKRLHDGKAIDEMVRENVFAYIMRNRLYERVTEKREP, from the coding sequence ATGCCGGCGCAACTAAACAATATAGGAATTTTCGGCGGTTCGTTTGATCCTCCGCACCTCGGGCACCTGGTCATTGCCGAGTTCGCCCGTAGGGCGCTGAAGCTCGATGTCGTCTTCCTTGTGCCGGCATATCAGCCTCCCCACAAGACAGGTAAACATACTTCGACAGCGCAGGATCGACTGGCCATGACAAAGTTGTCTGTGCGTGGCAACCCGCATCTGCGCGTGTCGGATATCGAGATCCGAAGGAAAGGAATCTCGTACACGGTGGACACCGTGAGGGCTTTCCAGAAGAAATTCCCGTCGTCATCACTGTTCCTCATCATCGGGAGTGACAGTCTTGAGCAGTTTAATTCATGGAAGGATCCGGACGCAATCCTTGCCTTGGCAAGCCTGGCTGTCTATCGCAGGCCGGGGTGGAGAACTGCGAAATCGAAAGAAGGACGGGTCACCTTGCGTGAGATCAAGGGACCGAGGATGAAGCTTGCTTCATCCGAAATCAGGAAGCGTTTGCATGACGGCAAAGCGATCGATGAGATGGTCAGAGAAAACGTTTTCGCATATATCATGCGCAATCGGCTGTATGAACGTGTGACGGAAAAGAGAGAACCATGA
- the trpB gene encoding tryptophan synthase subunit beta, producing the protein MNNSKQYIGSVPDQQGHFGMYGGRYIPETLIPAAEELTRKYLELRGDPAFQEEVEYYLKYFVGRPTPLMFAERLTDLCGGPKIYLKREDLCHTGAHKINNTVGQILIAKRIGKKRVIAETGAGQHGVAVATVCARFGLECVVYMGEEDVGRQSPNVARMKLLGAEVRTVTSGSRTLKDATSEAIRDWVTNVETTFYIIGSVVGMHPYPMMVRDFQSVIGKETREQILAAEGRLPSSIVACVGGGSNALGIFYPFLDEADKVRMIGVEAAGLGLQSGQHAAPLSAGSPGVLHGAMQYLLQDDQGQVKIAHSISAGLDYPGVGPEHSYLKDLGLVQYESATDDEALEGFKVLSRSEGILPALESAHAIAYVLKTAPKGSMNDIVVVNLSGRGDKDLATVMKAFGL; encoded by the coding sequence ATGAACAACTCTAAACAGTATATCGGTTCGGTGCCGGATCAGCAGGGGCATTTCGGAATGTATGGTGGCCGGTACATACCGGAGACATTGATCCCCGCAGCGGAAGAACTCACCCGGAAGTATCTTGAGCTCAGGGGCGATCCTGCGTTTCAGGAAGAGGTGGAGTACTATCTGAAGTACTTTGTCGGAAGACCAACGCCCCTCATGTTCGCAGAGCGTCTCACGGATTTGTGCGGTGGACCAAAGATCTATTTGAAACGCGAAGACCTTTGCCACACCGGGGCCCACAAGATCAACAACACGGTGGGTCAGATCCTGATCGCGAAGCGCATCGGGAAAAAACGGGTCATCGCGGAAACCGGAGCTGGGCAGCATGGCGTCGCCGTCGCCACTGTCTGCGCGAGATTCGGACTTGAGTGTGTTGTCTATATGGGTGAAGAAGATGTCGGGCGTCAATCACCGAACGTAGCGAGAATGAAACTGCTCGGTGCAGAGGTGCGTACAGTCACGAGCGGAAGCCGGACGTTAAAGGACGCGACGAGTGAAGCAATCCGGGATTGGGTGACAAATGTCGAGACTACTTTCTATATCATTGGGTCCGTTGTCGGCATGCATCCATACCCGATGATGGTGCGCGATTTCCAAAGCGTCATAGGAAAGGAAACCCGGGAACAAATACTCGCTGCGGAAGGCCGGCTGCCATCCTCAATTGTGGCATGCGTGGGCGGCGGCAGCAACGCGCTGGGGATATTTTATCCCTTCCTCGACGAAGCAGACAAGGTGCGGATGATCGGTGTTGAAGCGGCCGGACTTGGTCTGCAGAGCGGTCAGCATGCGGCGCCGCTGTCTGCAGGATCTCCTGGCGTGCTCCACGGAGCGATGCAATATTTGCTTCAGGATGATCAGGGACAGGTGAAGATTGCCCATTCCATTTCCGCAGGGCTGGACTATCCCGGAGTCGGACCTGAGCACTCGTATTTGAAGGATCTCGGATTGGTGCAGTATGAGTCGGCGACAGATGACGAGGCTCTGGAGGGTTTCAAAGTGCTCTCCAGAAGTGAAGGCATCCTTCCGGCCCTGGAGTCAGCGCACGCAATCGCCTACGTTCTGAAGACGGCCCCGAAGGGGTCAATGAATGATATTGTTGTGGTCAACTTGTCGGGCAGAGGGGATAAGGACCTCGCGACGGTCATGAAGGCGTTCGGTCTGTAG
- a CDS encoding phosphoribosylanthranilate isomerase has product MQQDLFVKICGITNGEDAHHAVRCGADALGFVFFEESPRFISHRRAAAIVHSVPDHISKIGVFVNADLGFVREIVKRVNLSAVQLLGNEGPDDLVNFETSVIKVFRVKPDFDVEVMKNYIIDAFLLDAHTEGMLGGTGKTFDWNIAVKAKEYGRVILSGGLTPDNVEDAVRFVRPYGVDVSSGVEAQPGKKDPERIRDFIMRAKSIPVSYRDDEQL; this is encoded by the coding sequence ATGCAGCAGGACCTATTTGTCAAGATCTGCGGTATCACGAATGGCGAAGACGCGCACCATGCAGTGCGATGCGGTGCAGACGCGCTCGGTTTTGTCTTCTTCGAGGAAAGCCCGCGTTTCATCTCGCACCGACGCGCGGCCGCGATCGTCCATAGTGTACCCGATCACATTTCGAAGATCGGGGTGTTCGTCAACGCGGATCTCGGATTCGTTCGCGAGATTGTCAAGCGCGTGAACCTAAGCGCGGTGCAACTGCTCGGCAATGAAGGCCCGGACGACCTTGTGAATTTCGAGACCAGCGTCATCAAAGTATTTCGCGTGAAACCCGACTTCGATGTTGAAGTCATGAAGAACTATATCATTGACGCCTTCCTGCTTGATGCGCATACGGAAGGAATGCTCGGCGGAACGGGGAAAACGTTCGATTGGAATATTGCCGTGAAGGCGAAGGAGTATGGACGCGTTATTCTTTCGGGTGGTCTGACACCTGACAACGTGGAAGACGCAGTGCGGTTTGTCCGCCCTTACGGGGTGGATGTGAGCAGTGGCGTGGAAGCACAGCCCGGGAAGAAAGACCCGGAGAGGATTCGGGATTTCATTATGCGCGCCAAGAGTATCCCAGTATCGTATCGCGATGATGAACAACTCTAA
- the trpC gene encoding indole-3-glycerol phosphate synthase TrpC — protein sequence MTILETILEEKRKEVSESERGIDRARIAAMARESERPRQFKKSLQQVPFALIAEIKKASPSKGTLLEDFDHRILATEFQSGGAAALSVLTDEKYFQGHPSYIADVKKVVQIPVLRKDFIVDEYQVFESRAIGADAILLIVRALPYATLRALYELAMSLDMDVLMETHTEEDIETANSIGAEIIGINNRDLGSFEVNISTSLALYHHVHSKAIAVSESGISSRADIQALEAAGFRAALVGEGIVTRPDRVAAVQQLLMR from the coding sequence GTGACCATCCTCGAGACGATTCTTGAAGAGAAGCGAAAGGAAGTCTCCGAATCGGAAAGGGGGATTGACCGCGCGAGGATAGCCGCAATGGCTCGCGAATCCGAACGCCCAAGACAATTCAAGAAATCGTTGCAGCAAGTTCCTTTTGCCCTGATCGCTGAGATAAAAAAGGCTTCCCCGTCAAAAGGAACACTGCTCGAAGATTTCGACCATCGGATATTGGCAACCGAGTTTCAGTCGGGAGGTGCTGCTGCTCTCTCAGTTCTCACGGACGAGAAGTATTTTCAAGGTCATCCGTCGTACATCGCTGATGTGAAGAAAGTTGTCCAGATCCCCGTCCTCCGGAAAGATTTCATCGTGGACGAGTATCAGGTTTTTGAATCAAGGGCCATCGGGGCCGATGCAATCCTGCTTATTGTCAGGGCGCTTCCATACGCAACCCTGCGGGCGCTGTATGAACTGGCGATGTCGCTGGATATGGATGTGCTGATGGAAACGCACACGGAGGAGGACATCGAGACCGCCAACTCCATCGGTGCGGAGATAATCGGGATCAACAATCGTGATCTCGGATCCTTCGAGGTGAACATTTCCACATCCCTCGCTTTGTATCATCACGTCCACAGCAAGGCGATCGCCGTGAGTGAAAGCGGAATCTCCTCGCGTGCAGATATTCAGGCGCTGGAAGCGGCCGGGTTTCGGGCTGCGTTGGTTGGAGAGGGGATCGTGACGCGACCTGATCGTGTGGCTGCTGTTCAGCAACTCCTGATGAGGTGA
- a CDS encoding hemolysin family protein yields the protein MNSSRNILKDLLVRWGLLKTKLSEEDFKQVLEASTISGAIDKAEHELIKSILEFTDTTVKEIMVPRPDIVALDISMPREVLVRKVIDEGYSRLPVYRDNIDHIIGIIYSKDLLSLLEHRDLILLQDIIRPVFFVPESKKISQLLREFQQRKAHLAIVTDENGGTEGLVTMEDIVEEIVGEIHDEYDEVGKVTEPAKDGSVIVDARLSVSDINRQFAFELPESPEYETLAGLIQKVLGRLPEMGESTTIKDLHFTILSKTARRIRQVRIERLTSGSSSGVPKA from the coding sequence ATGAACTCAAGCAGAAACATACTGAAAGATCTCCTGGTCCGTTGGGGCCTTCTCAAGACGAAGCTCTCCGAGGAAGATTTCAAGCAGGTCCTCGAGGCGAGTACGATCAGCGGAGCGATCGACAAGGCCGAGCACGAACTTATCAAGAGCATTCTCGAGTTCACTGATACGACCGTCAAAGAGATCATGGTGCCCCGGCCTGATATCGTTGCCCTTGATATCTCGATGCCCCGCGAGGTGCTCGTCAGAAAGGTCATTGATGAGGGATACTCACGTCTTCCCGTGTACCGGGATAACATCGACCACATCATTGGAATAATCTACAGCAAAGACCTCCTCAGTTTGCTGGAACACCGAGATCTCATCCTCTTGCAGGATATTATACGGCCCGTGTTCTTCGTCCCCGAGTCGAAGAAGATCAGCCAGTTGTTGCGTGAATTCCAGCAGCGGAAGGCTCACCTCGCAATTGTGACAGACGAGAATGGCGGGACGGAAGGCCTCGTCACCATGGAAGATATTGTGGAGGAGATCGTAGGAGAAATACACGACGAGTACGACGAAGTCGGAAAGGTAACGGAGCCGGCGAAGGATGGTTCGGTCATCGTGGACGCACGCCTGAGCGTAAGCGACATCAACAGGCAATTCGCTTTTGAGCTTCCGGAGTCTCCTGAATACGAGACCCTGGCGGGACTGATCCAGAAAGTACTTGGACGGCTCCCTGAAATGGGGGAGAGCACCACCATCAAGGATCTACATTTCACGATTCTTTCGAAAACTGCCCGGCGTATCAGGCAGGTGCGGATCGAGCGTTTGACGAGTGGTTCCTCATCCGGGGTGCCGAAGGCGTGA
- a CDS encoding flippase: MVSSPAEPSRFESASVLRNSVLLFGFHVFTKSLAFISFILLAKYLGTQLFGVYNYAFALTALFIPLCDLGMDTYLMREIPRLTEADIPKQLGAVLSWKGLLTFLVCLVMSLTTGLLDTFGSERFFMVVLAGLITLLRTYWTTFASFFRAINRVGYETGLLSLARVAEFVVIVVSISTDNGLLTLLAVLTLVNIVFVSLTHVLVRRRFTRPIMVGDFAHMISMLRGGLPFALATIFSAIYFNFDTVLLSKFIGDEAAGVYRAAYNLIFPLTMFGLAITGAVFPFASQNYRDRPGEVESVVQRSIVQLLLIALPIAIITTLLSREIVRFLFAPEFAATAECLSILVWFLPVVFLTNFYSNTLGAIDEQTFVLKVTILSALFNIIANLVVIPMYGQVGASINTVLTALIGFGFLVVKMRKKIVSRLPLSTILRILAASSFVLPLLIIKPNLHVLVLLGASVVTYSFALLLFRAVTISDLKTLFLSLRSQSKF; this comes from the coding sequence ATGGTCTCATCCCCGGCAGAACCATCGAGATTTGAGAGCGCTTCGGTCCTGAGAAACTCCGTTCTTCTTTTCGGCTTCCATGTCTTTACGAAATCCCTCGCCTTCATTTCCTTTATCCTTCTCGCAAAGTACCTCGGGACGCAGCTCTTCGGAGTCTACAACTATGCGTTCGCGCTCACGGCGTTGTTCATACCGTTGTGCGACCTTGGAATGGATACCTACCTCATGCGAGAAATCCCGCGTCTCACGGAGGCGGACATTCCGAAACAACTTGGCGCAGTCCTTTCATGGAAAGGGTTGCTAACGTTCCTCGTCTGCCTGGTAATGTCTCTCACGACAGGGCTGCTCGATACCTTCGGTTCCGAACGCTTCTTCATGGTTGTCCTCGCCGGCCTGATTACACTTCTTCGAACGTACTGGACAACCTTCGCGTCGTTCTTCCGGGCCATCAACAGGGTTGGGTACGAAACAGGGTTATTATCCCTGGCCCGCGTTGCGGAATTTGTCGTCATTGTCGTTTCCATTTCGACGGACAACGGCCTTCTCACTCTGCTGGCGGTGTTGACCCTCGTCAATATCGTGTTCGTATCTCTAACGCACGTCCTCGTCCGACGCCGGTTCACACGCCCGATTATGGTCGGCGATTTTGCCCATATGATCTCCATGCTCCGGGGTGGACTGCCGTTCGCCCTCGCGACAATATTTTCCGCCATATACTTCAACTTCGATACAGTTCTTCTCTCTAAATTCATCGGTGATGAAGCTGCCGGCGTGTACCGTGCTGCCTACAATCTGATTTTCCCTTTGACCATGTTCGGGTTGGCCATAACCGGTGCGGTGTTCCCGTTCGCGAGCCAAAACTACAGGGATCGACCTGGCGAGGTTGAATCTGTTGTGCAGCGCAGTATCGTCCAACTTCTGCTCATCGCACTGCCGATCGCCATCATCACAACGCTGCTTTCCCGTGAGATAGTCCGTTTTTTGTTTGCACCTGAATTTGCAGCAACAGCCGAATGCCTTTCAATCCTCGTGTGGTTTCTTCCCGTGGTCTTCCTGACAAACTTCTACAGCAATACACTTGGTGCGATCGATGAGCAGACGTTCGTTCTCAAAGTGACTATCCTCAGCGCTTTGTTCAATATCATCGCGAATCTTGTTGTGATCCCGATGTACGGACAGGTCGGCGCTTCCATCAACACGGTGCTGACGGCTCTCATCGGATTCGGCTTCCTTGTTGTGAAGATGCGGAAGAAGATCGTTTCCCGTTTGCCGCTTTCCACAATTCTCCGAATCCTTGCTGCGTCCAGCTTCGTGCTTCCGCTTCTCATCATCAAGCCAAATCTTCACGTCCTGGTGTTGCTCGGGGCAAGCGTTGTGACGTACTCCTTCGCGTTGCTCCTGTTTCGTGCGGTGACTATCAGTGACCTCAAGACCCTTTTCCTCTCGCTGAGATCGCAGAGCAAGTTCTGA
- a CDS encoding glycosyltransferase family 1 protein, protein MHIAIDGRTIVRNRTGVGVYAERLVRSLLQIDSRNTYTVFLLEDDPLLTGPNLKKVIVNRYAGIGPNRFWENLVLPRFLARNRVDIYFSPAYVLPVLHRARGHSYAKSRTKFVVTLHDLVSFVHPETFTLKMRLWQRIFVSNAVRVADRILADSEATKQDIRRFYKIEADLIKVVHLPVGEHFHRIIDARMLQSLRAKLDLPEKFILYVGTLEPRKNVARLALAYARLPQELRDEYALVLAGAPGWFADDLISQIDSLKMPDRIRRIGYVDQGVLPALYSLASVFAYLSVYEGFGAPPIEAMACGTPILSSHASSLPEAVGDAGVLVDPYNIDQIASELGRLLTDTVLRTKLITAGLRRAGQFNAADKAREVLRIFEEVVDEADATDRTPS, encoded by the coding sequence ATGCATATTGCCATCGATGGTCGAACGATTGTCCGAAACCGGACAGGTGTAGGTGTCTACGCAGAGCGGCTCGTCCGGTCGCTCCTGCAGATAGACTCCCGGAACACATACACTGTCTTCCTGCTTGAAGATGATCCGTTGTTGACCGGTCCAAATCTCAAGAAAGTCATTGTCAATCGTTATGCTGGGATCGGACCCAACCGCTTCTGGGAGAACCTCGTTCTCCCCCGATTCCTTGCCAGGAATCGGGTCGATATCTACTTCTCCCCCGCATACGTATTGCCGGTTCTTCATCGGGCACGGGGACACTCATACGCGAAGTCACGTACGAAGTTCGTAGTGACTCTCCATGATCTCGTCAGCTTCGTCCACCCCGAGACATTCACCCTCAAGATGAGACTTTGGCAGCGGATCTTTGTGAGCAACGCAGTGCGCGTGGCTGACCGGATTCTTGCTGATTCCGAAGCGACAAAGCAGGATATCAGACGGTTCTACAAGATCGAGGCAGATCTCATCAAGGTGGTGCATCTCCCCGTTGGCGAGCATTTTCATAGGATTATTGATGCCCGGATGCTGCAAAGCCTTCGGGCGAAACTTGATCTGCCGGAAAAGTTCATCCTCTACGTGGGCACTCTCGAACCACGCAAGAACGTGGCCCGACTCGCACTGGCGTATGCCAGACTTCCGCAGGAATTACGTGACGAGTATGCGCTCGTCCTGGCCGGCGCTCCTGGCTGGTTCGCAGACGATCTCATCAGCCAGATTGACTCTCTCAAGATGCCGGACCGGATACGACGGATTGGCTATGTGGATCAAGGCGTACTCCCGGCATTGTACAGCCTTGCGTCGGTTTTCGCGTACCTCTCGGTCTACGAGGGATTCGGAGCTCCGCCCATTGAAGCAATGGCGTGCGGCACGCCTATTCTGTCTTCTCACGCTTCGTCGTTGCCTGAAGCTGTCGGAGATGCCGGGGTTCTTGTTGACCCCTACAATATCGACCAGATCGCGTCAGAACTTGGGAGGTTACTGACGGACACCGTGCTAAGAACGAAGCTGATCACAGCCGGCTTGCGGCGCGCTGGACAATTCAATGCAGCTGACAAAGCGCGGGAAGTACTCAGGATTTTTGAGGAAGTGGTTGACGAAGCAGATGCTACAGACCGAACGCCTTCATGA
- the trpD gene encoding anthranilate phosphoribosyltransferase — MIREAIQKLALKEDLSRQEAFETMNEIMSGNASEAQIASFLMGLRLKGETIPEIAGCAQAMRARAIPIRSKHPNLIDTCGTGGDSSGTFNISTCAAIIASAAGAVVAKHGNRAVSSRSGSADVLRALGINLEISHERVASILDEIRITFLFAPQLHGAMKFAAPVRRDMGIRTVFNILGPLTNPAGARRQLIGVFNSTLTEVLAGVLNELGSEYALVVHGQGGLDELSNLGWTKVSQLRNGEVSTYEVRADSFGFQLSNAEELQGGDPEQNAQMITQILKGVKGGAADVSVLNAGAALMVAGIAGDLKQGIEQARDAISSGAAVKKLNHWKEASHS, encoded by the coding sequence ATGATCAGGGAAGCAATTCAGAAGCTTGCTCTCAAAGAAGATCTCTCTCGCCAGGAAGCATTCGAGACCATGAACGAAATCATGTCAGGGAATGCCTCTGAAGCCCAGATTGCGTCCTTCCTGATGGGTCTTCGGCTAAAAGGAGAGACAATTCCTGAAATTGCCGGATGCGCCCAGGCGATGCGTGCGAGGGCGATTCCGATCAGGAGCAAGCATCCGAATCTCATCGATACATGTGGGACCGGAGGCGACAGCTCCGGCACCTTCAACATTTCCACGTGTGCAGCAATCATCGCGAGCGCCGCGGGTGCGGTTGTGGCAAAACATGGAAACCGAGCCGTTTCGAGCCGGTCCGGAAGTGCAGATGTGCTGCGGGCCTTGGGGATCAATCTGGAAATTTCACACGAAAGAGTTGCCTCAATCCTCGACGAAATCAGGATAACGTTTCTCTTTGCTCCCCAGCTCCACGGCGCGATGAAGTTTGCAGCCCCTGTTCGCAGGGATATGGGAATAAGGACGGTTTTCAACATCCTTGGACCACTGACCAACCCGGCCGGTGCCCGAAGGCAGCTGATCGGAGTCTTCAATTCAACGTTGACTGAGGTGCTCGCTGGAGTCCTCAATGAACTGGGGTCGGAGTATGCTCTTGTCGTACACGGACAAGGGGGGCTTGACGAACTCTCGAACCTTGGCTGGACGAAAGTCAGTCAATTAAGGAACGGAGAAGTCTCAACGTACGAGGTCAGAGCGGATTCGTTTGGTTTCCAGTTGTCGAATGCGGAAGAACTTCAGGGGGGTGACCCCGAACAGAACGCCCAGATGATCACACAGATCCTGAAAGGGGTGAAAGGCGGGGCGGCGGACGTTTCCGTGCTCAATGCCGGGGCAGCCCTCATGGTTGCTGGAATCGCCGGGGATTTGAAGCAGGGGATTGAACAAGCGAGGGATGCGATCTCGAGCGGCGCTGCTGTGAAGAAACTGAATCACTGGAAAGAAGCATCTCATAGTTGA
- a CDS encoding glycosyltransferase family 1 protein — protein sequence MANITIDARKYFDFGIGSYIQNLASALSGMRTKHAFTLLASALDIGRIEAPDGWRKEQTDFGKYSIGEIALLGRKALASDTELFHEPHFTLPSGLKGRSVVTIHDLIHLKMPQYFSAVQRGYAAMMIGYAVRNAGAIIVDSQKTKDDILGAFRISEDSVEVVYLGVHAAFRQLEDRSTVERFRVTHGVHKPFVLFVGNVKPHKNIPALLSAFAQVQAKVRDIDLVFVGGSFLADAKLVEQARALGIIGAIHDLNRISESELVAAYNAAELVVLPSFYEGFGFPPLESMACGTPVVVSTGGSLPEVVGEAATIIDPSRPEELAEAIRRTLEDSQKRTVLIEKGKKRAAGFTWQKTGEKTLAIYEKVLDRCRRN from the coding sequence ATGGCCAATATTACCATCGATGCACGCAAATACTTCGATTTTGGCATAGGAAGCTATATCCAGAACTTAGCGTCAGCCCTGTCGGGCATGCGCACGAAGCACGCCTTCACGTTGCTCGCTTCCGCCTTGGACATTGGTAGAATCGAGGCGCCCGATGGATGGAGAAAAGAACAAACGGACTTCGGGAAATACTCGATTGGTGAGATCGCTCTTCTTGGGAGAAAAGCCCTTGCCTCAGACACTGAGCTGTTTCACGAACCTCACTTCACCTTACCGTCAGGGTTGAAAGGGAGATCGGTTGTTACTATTCACGATCTCATCCATCTGAAGATGCCGCAGTATTTTTCCGCCGTTCAGCGAGGCTATGCCGCGATGATGATTGGATATGCGGTACGAAACGCCGGCGCTATCATCGTCGACTCGCAAAAAACCAAAGACGATATTCTCGGAGCATTTCGCATCAGCGAAGATTCTGTGGAGGTAGTGTACCTTGGAGTTCATGCAGCCTTCCGGCAGCTGGAAGACAGGAGTACCGTTGAACGATTCCGAGTGACCCATGGTGTGCACAAGCCCTTTGTGCTCTTCGTCGGGAACGTGAAACCTCACAAAAACATCCCTGCACTTCTCAGCGCATTTGCTCAGGTTCAGGCAAAAGTTCGAGACATTGATCTTGTCTTTGTAGGTGGTTCATTCCTCGCAGACGCGAAGCTGGTAGAGCAGGCGCGGGCGCTTGGGATCATCGGGGCGATTCATGATCTCAATCGAATCTCCGAGTCCGAGTTGGTTGCTGCGTACAATGCAGCTGAACTCGTAGTTCTGCCATCGTTCTATGAGGGATTCGGCTTCCCTCCGCTCGAATCGATGGCTTGTGGTACTCCGGTGGTGGTTTCCACGGGGGGATCATTGCCTGAAGTCGTGGGGGAAGCCGCAACGATCATCGATCCATCGAGGCCGGAAGAGCTTGCTGAGGCAATACGGAGAACGCTTGAAGATTCCCAAAAACGGACTGTGTTGATCGAGAAGGGGAAGAAGCGTGCCGCAGGCTTCACATGGCAGAAGACGGGGGAAAAGACCTTGGCTATCTACGAAAAAGTGCTCGATCGATGCCGGCGCAACTAA